Genomic DNA from Salvelinus sp. IW2-2015 unplaced genomic scaffold, ASM291031v2 Un_scaffold3637, whole genome shotgun sequence:
TAACATAATAATATAAAAGGATATATATATTACATCCCCACAACAGAAACAGGGATAATAATTACATCCCCACAACAGAAACAGGGATAATATATTACATCCCCACAACAGAAACAGGGATAAATATTACATCCCCACAACAGAAACAGGATAAATATTACATCCCCACAGCAGAAACAGGgataatatattacattttatattcagggttgggtcaattccatttcaattgcaGTCAATTGAGAAAGTCGACCCAATTCCAATCAGAAAATGTTCCtcattgaaatgaattgaattggaattccagtgtacttcctgaatgggCTGGAATTGTTTATCTGTAAAACGTTATTTTAGATGATGCATATCATGTGTTGTTATTAATCCCAAATAAAACCCAAACTACGGATAACTGAGTAAAAGTTAACAGTTGTGTCTCCTAGCGACCAGGTCATCTCACTACACAGACACGTCTCACTACACAGACAAGACACGTCtcactacacagacagacagacaggtctcactacacaaacagacagacacgtcTCACTACAAACCTgctattaaaatgtttattagGGCTTCAGTGTTACCTTACCAACAGTACAAACATTAAAACAGTCTTTAGTTGTTATATTACTTGATATTAAAAAATTACTTCCAGCATTAATATGACTTTAGTGATGAGATATGAAGCAGAGTAAATCTTAAAGGATGTTAGCTACAGATACACACAGGATTAAAGTCTTATCACTCATAACCTATCACGGGCTGCACCGTGGCCACCAGAGCTCTCCTATTGGCTTACACAGGACTCAGAGAGTGATTGACAGCTAGAGGGGCCAGTCAAAGCGGAGGTCTCTCCGGGTATTGCTCCTTCAGGGATCATCGCCATGGTTACGCAACGTCGCCACCACAGAGCAGGAGGAGGGCCTTACGGCAGTCACCAGAGGTatcacctgcaacacacacatactactcATAGAAACAGACCATTATGTCAAGTCCTTAGACAAAGAGAGGCTgtgtagaggcagagagagagacagacgagagaagacagagagagagagagagagagagacagagagagcgagacagagagagagagagagaggtaggagagagaggcagagagagagaggtaggagagagagaggcagagagagagaggcagagagagagaggtaggagagaggtacaggtacagtgagagggagagagaaagactgtcTCTGATTAGAAACTAGATGTTTGGTTTTctccaggcataatgggacccatgtcgtccagAGAGAAAGACTGTCTGATTAGAAACTAGATGTTTGGTTTTccccaggcataatgggaccatGTCGTCCAAAACGTTATACTGATCTGTTACATTCTTCTTGATTaagatcatccaggtgctttttggcaaacttgaggcAACTTTTTggacttcgtttgacatgtttctacggactgtaacggaaccttttgacatttcgtctgctcctagtgaacgtgcttcgtgactttggatttgtttacaaaacgcgcaaaaaaaaagtagctatttggacataaatcgaacaaaacaaacatttattgtggaactgggattcctgggagtgcattctgatgaagatcatcaaaggtaagtgaatgtttataatgttatttctgacttctgcaCAATATGGTGTATATctttttggctggtttgggctctgagcgctgtcctcagattattgcatggtttgctttttccgtaaagcttttttgaaatctgacacagcggttgcattaaggagaagtggatctaaaattccatgaataacacttgtatcttttagcaatgtttattatgagtatttctgtaaattgatgtggctctctgcaaaatcacgggatgtttttggaactactgaatgtaacgcgccaatgtaaactcagatttttttatataaatatgaactttaccgaacaaaacatacatgtattgtgtaacatgaagtcctatgagtgtcatctgatgaagatcatcaaaggttagtgattaattttatctctatttctgctttttgtgactcctgtctttggctggaaaaatggctgtgtttttctgtgacttggcggtgacctaacataattgtttgtagtgctttcgctgaaaaacctatttgaaatcggacactgtggttggattaacaacaagattacctttaaaatgatataagacacatgaatgtctgaggaattttaattatgagatttctggtgtttgaatttggcgccctgcacgttcactggctgttgtcatatcgatcccgttagcagGATCTCAGAGATAGTCAGTATATACCTGTATAGCAGAGTACAGATAGAGATAGtcagtatatatatgtataaatgtACCTGTATAGCAGAGTGCAGTGACTTGGTGAAGAGGCGTCTGTAATCAGCTCTGATATCCAACATGTCCACTTCACTACGACTCACCATCACTCTGATTAAGGTCTGGTCGTCAGTTCCTGCACCCtgaccaccacccacacacacacacacacacacacacacacacacacacacacacacagttcttaaAAAACACATATCTAATATAGACTGATCTTCTTCCGGAGAAAATAGATTCTTACCTTCATCGAATAGTACAGAGTCTCTGCAAAGTAGGCTGGGACGCTTCTAGCACACTTtactacagaggagagacagagatggagggaggggagggagggaggagggagggagggagggagggaggagggagggaagagagagacagacagagacagagtgagagagagacagagagacagataggatgagagagaagacagacagagacagaagagagagacagagagacagagaggagagagagacagacagagagacagagagagagacagacagagagacaggagagaagagaaaggatagagggagaggggaaagttTGATTTAGAGAGTCATCATAATAATGAAATTGTAATGAAATATGAATTGTCAAATAAGCttgaaaatataacaaataagTTGTGTGtcctgtggtgtagtgtgtgtgtgtgtgtgtgtgtgtgtgtgtgtgtgtgtgtgtgtgtgtgtgtgtgtgtgtgagagagagagacttacccACAGCCAGTAGCAGGTCTCTCAGTCCTCCAGAAGTCTCTCTCTGAACACTCTCTTCCATCTCATACCCCGCCAGCTTCATGTACGCAGcaaacactgatacacacacacacacacgtcaatgtCACTGAGTGAGTGTTGATACCCTTTATAAACACAGATCtcaaacacacacctctcctcaggTGTTCAGCGCTCCTGTTCCCCAGGATGGTGATGAACTGGTCTTCATCGGTCCCATAATTCTTCTCTCCTGCAGAGAAcaaagtctacacacacacacacacacacatacacacacacacacacatacacacacacttacacagtcAAAGAACTGACATGCTGTATGAAGCTCTACTAATCACAAATGTTTGGTCTTTAAATAAACTGTTAGTTTAAAAACACAGttcccacaataccccataatgacatcacaataccccatattgacatcacaataccccataatattgtgtattgtgatgtcattatgaggtattgtgatgtcattatgtggtattgtgatgtcattatggggtattgtgatgtcattatgaggtattgtgatgtcattatggggtattgtgtgtagattgatgagggggaaacaaTAAGGCtagtaaggtaacaaaatgtggaagaagtcaagatgtctgaatactttcctaattcTCTGTATTAGTGTttaatttttcatattttcttttataaatgtttgaatttttcttccactttctcATTAAAGAGTATGTTGTAGAGATTGTTGAAACCAAcggacaattaaatccatttcaatcccacttgGTAACAACAAcgtgtggaacaagtcaagggttctgaaggCACTGCCATTGATTATTAAAATACGTCTCACTTTGGGGACTTCTTTAAGACCAGAARATGGAAGGCTTTTTCTAAGGCTTTTCCTTTAGACTATTGAAACCTATTGTATTGATCTGGTTAGAAACCTATTGTATTGATCTGGTCAGAAACCTATTGTATTGATCTGGTTAGAAACCTATTGTATTGATCTGGTTAGAAACCTATTGTATTGATCTGGTTAGAAACCTATTGTATTGATCNNNNNNNNNNNNNNNNNNNNNNNNNactacacagacagacacgtctTCACTACACAGACAGGACAGGTCTACACCAAAGCACGCtcactacacagacagacaggtcctcAGACAGAGTCTCACTCAAACACAGATCACGACAGGTCTCACTACACAAGACAGACAGGTCtcactacacagacagacaggtctcactacatcagacagacaggtctCACTACAGCAACAACAGGCCactacaaacagacagacagacaggtctcaCTACACAGCCAGACAGGTCTCACTACACAAACAG
This window encodes:
- the anxa5b gene encoding annexin A5; translated protein: MTPPILYDVTSLRNAIKGAGTDEKVLIEILSSRTAQQIKDITAAYRQEFNKNLEEDVTGDTSGHFRRLLVILLQASRQQGVQEGNIETDAQTLFSAGEKNYGTDEDQFITILGNRSAEHLRRVFAAYMKLAGYEMEESVQRETSGGLRDLLLAVVKCARSVPAYFAETLYYSMKGAGTDDQTLIRVMVSRSEVDMLDIRADYRRLFTKSLHSAIQGDTSGDCRKALLLLCGGDVA